Proteins encoded in a region of the Pseudopipra pipra isolate bDixPip1 chromosome 18, bDixPip1.hap1, whole genome shotgun sequence genome:
- the ATXN2 gene encoding ataxin-2 isoform X11, whose protein sequence is MSLKQAAAAAQPAGNNRKPPGGGGGGPGLPSAAGRQNMGRGRSSGKGPPQPTISFDGIYANMRMVHILTSVVGSKCEVQVKNGGIYEGVFKTYSPKCDLVVDAAHRKTAESSLGPKREDILESILFKSSDFVMVHFKDMDTNYARRDAFTDSAISAKVNGEHKEKDLEPWDGGENTASEELEALETDVSNGWDPNDMFRYNEENYGVVSTYDSSLSSYTVPLERDNSEEFLKREARATQLAEEIESSAQYKARVALENDERTEEEKYTAVQRNANEREGHGVNTRENKYIPPGQRNRDVLSWGSGRQNSPRMGQSGSGPPISRSGSHTSEFSPNSGADQRVVNGGVPWPSPCPSPSSRPPSRYQSGPNSLPPRAATPTRPPSRPPSRPSRPPSHPSAHGSPAPVSTMPKRMSSEGPPRMSPKAQRHPRGHRVSTVPRLSPKTHRPRSPRQSSTPMGPALPSPQPGTIPTESVAMPVPAASPTPASPASNRAVTPSNEAKDTRLQDQRQNSATGNKENIKPSETSPSFPKPENKGVSPIVSEHRKQIDDLKKFKNDFRLQSSSSSDAVDQLLNKTREGEKSRDVVKEKTESTPKESIIEPGSNTNSNGGSSKPNSPSISPSISNSSEQKRGPEVTSQGVQTSGPGSKQDKEDKEEKKDTSEQVRKSTLNPNAKEFNPRSFAQPKPSTTPTSPRPQAQPSPSMVGHQQPTPVYTQPVCFAPNMMYPVPVSPGVQPLYPIPMTPMPVNQAKTYRAGKVPNMPQQRQDQHHQSTMMHPASAAGPPIVATPPAYSTQYVAYSPQQFPNQPLVQHVPHYQSQHPHVYSPVIQGNARMMAPPAHAQPGLVSSSATQYGAHEQTHAMYACPKIPYSKETGPSFYFAISTGSLAQQYAHPNATLHPHPPHPQPSATPTGQQQSQHAGSHPAPSPVQHHQHQAAQALHLANPQQQSAIYHAGLAPTPPSMTPGSNTQSPQNSFPTAQQTVFTIHPSHVQPAYTNPPHMAHVPQAHVQSGMVPSHPTAHAPMMLMTTQPPGGPQAALAQSALQPIPVSTTTHFPYMTHPSGEECVPGTPAP, encoded by the exons GGATCCAAATGTGAAGTACAGGTGAAAAATGGTGGTATATATGAAGGAGTTTTTAAAACCTACAGTCCTAAG TGTGATTTGGTGGTTGATGCTGCTCATCGGAAAACTGCAGAATCCAGTTTGGGGCCAAAACGTGAAGACATTCTGGAGAGTATCCTGTTCAAGTCTTCAGATTTTGTGATGGTGCATTTTAAGGATATGGATACCAATTATGCCAGAAGAg ATGCTTTTACTGATTCAGCCATCAGTGCTAAAGTTAATGGAGAACACAAGGAAAAGGATCTTGAACCatgggatggaggagagaacaCGGCTTCCGAGGAGCTCGAGGCACTGGAGACAGATGTG TCTAATGGATGGGATCCCAATGACATGTTTCGTtacaatgaagaaaattatggtGTAGTATCAACTTATGACAGCAGTTTATCTTCTTATAC GGTGCCATTAGAAAGAGATAATTCAGAAGAGTTTTTAAAACGGGAAGCCAGAGCAACTCAATTAGCAGAGGAAATTGAATCAAGTGCCCAATACAAAGCTCGGGTTGCCTTGGAAAATGATGAAaggacagaagaagaaaaatatactgCTGTTCAGAGAAATGCTAATGAAAGAGAAGGACATGGTGTGAACACTAG agaaaataaatacattccgCCTGGACAGAGGAACAGAGATGTCCTGTCCTGGGGAAGTGGAAGACAAAACTCACCAAGGATGGGCCAGTCTGGCTCAGGCCCACCAATCTCAAGGTCTGGATCCCACACTTCAGAATTCAGCCCAAACTCTGGAGCAGATCAAAGAGTAGTTAACGGAG GTGTTCCCTGGCCATCGCCTTGCCCATCTCCTTCCTCTCGCCCACCTTCTCGCTACCAGTCAGGTCCCAACTCTCTTCCACCTCGGGCAGCCACCCCTACACGGCCGCCCTCCAGGCCCCCCTCGCGGCCCTCCAGGCCCCCGTCTCACCCCTCTGCTCATGGTTCTCCAGCTCCTGTCTCTACTATGCCTAAACGCATGTCTTCAGAAG gGCCTCCACGGATGTCTCCTAAGGCTCAACGGCACCCTCGAGGTCACAGAGTCTCTACTG TTCCGAGATTATCCCCTAAAACACACAGGCCTAGGTCTCCAAGGCAGAGCAGCACTCCCATGGGAccagctctgccttctcctcagccTGGTACTATTCCCACTGAATCTGTTGCCATGCCTGTTCCAGCTGCCTCTCCTACAcctgccagccctgcatccaACAGAGCAGTCACCCCTTCCAACGAAG CTAAAGATACCAGGCTTCAGGACCAGAGGCAAAATTCTGCAACTGGAAACAAGGAGAATATAAAGCCAAGTGAGACTTCTCCTAGTTTTCCTAAACCTGAAAACAAAG GTGTCTCTCCAATTGTTTCAGAGCATAGAAAACAGATTGATGATTTAAAGAAATTTAAGAATGACTTTAGG ttacagTCAAGTTCCTCTTCAGATGCAGTTGATCAGCTGCTAAACAAAACCCgagagggggaaaaatcaaGAGATGTAGttaaagaaaagacagaatcCACCCCTAAAGAATCCATCATAGAACCTGGCAGTAACACCAACTCCAATGGTGGCAGTAGCAAACCCAATAGTCCCAGTATTTCTCCTTCCATAAGTAACAGCTCTGAGCAAAAGCGAGGGCCTGAGGTGACTTCCCAAGGTGTGCAGACATCCGGGCCTGGAAGTAAACAAGATAAAGAGGATaaagaggagaagaaggatACTTCTGA GCAAGTTAGAAAATCAACACTTAATCCTAATGCTAAAGAGTTCAACCCTCGATCTTTTGCTCAG CCAAAACCTTCTACTACACCAACCTCCCCTCGTCCAcaagctcagcccagcccctccatggTGGGTCATCAGCAGCCAACCCCTGTGTACACTCAGCCTGTTTGTTTTGCACCAAATATGATGTACCCGGTTCCAGTGAGTCCAGGCGTGCAG CCTTTGTATCCTATTCCCATGACGCCCATGCCAGTGAACCAAGCCAAGACATATAGAGCAGGTAAAG TACCAAATATGCCCCAGCAGCGGCAAGACCAACACCACCAGAGCACCATGATGCATCCTGCCTCGGCAGCAGGCCCTCCAATTGTAGCTACTCCACCTGCTTACTCAACACAATATGTTGCATATAGTCCCCAACAGTTTCCTAATCAGCCTCTTGTGCAGCATGTGCCACACTACCAATCTCAG CATCCTCATGTTTATAGCCCTGTAATACAGGGCAATGCCAGGATGATGGCCCCACCAGCACACGCACAGCCGGGTTTAGTATCTTCCTCTGCAACACAGTACGGTGCGCATGAACAGACACATGCTATGTATG CATGTCCCAAAATACCATACAGCAAGGAGACAGGCCCTTCTTTCTACTTTGCCA TTTCCACTGGCTCACTTGCTCAGCAGTATGCCCACCCTAATGCTACCCTGCATCCgcatcctcctcatcctcagccTTCTGCCACACCGACTGGCCAGCAGCAAAGCCAACATGCTGGAAGccaccctgctcccagccccgtgCAG caccaccagcaccaggcTGCCCAGGCACTCCACCTGGCCAACCCCCAGCAGCAGTCGGCGATTTACCACGCAGGTCTAGCTCCAACCCCTCCTTCCATGACGCCAGGCTCCAACACGCAGTCTCCACAAAATAGTTTTCCTACAGCACAACAAACAGTCTTCACCATTCATCCCTCCCATGTTCAACCTGCATATACCAATCCGCCACACATGGCCCATGTCCCCCAG GCTCATGTACAGTCAGGAATGGTTCCTTCTCACCCAACTGCCCATGCTCCAATGATGCTAATGACGACACAGCCTCCCGGTGGTCCCCAAGCCGCCCTCGCTCAAAGTGCACTACAGCCCATTCCCGTCTCGACAACAACACATTTCCCCTATATGACGCACCCTTCAGGTGAGGAGTGTGTGCCCGGGACACCTGCACCCTAA
- the ATXN2 gene encoding ataxin-2 isoform X6, whose translation MSLKQAAAAAQPAGNNRKPPGGGGGGPGLPSAAGRQNMGRGRSSGKGPPQPTISFDGIYANMRMVHILTSVVGSKCEVQVKNGGIYEGVFKTYSPKCDLVVDAAHRKTAESSLGPKREDILESILFKSSDFVMVHFKDMDTNYARRDAFTDSAISAKVNGEHKEKDLEPWDGGENTASEELEALETDVSNGWDPNDMFRYNEENYGVVSTYDSSLSSYTVPLERDNSEEFLKREARATQLAEEIESSAQYKARVALENDERTEEEKYTAVQRNANEREGHGVNTRENKYIPPGQRNRDVLSWGSGRQNSPRMGQSGSGPPISRSGSHTSEFSPNSGADQRVVNGGVPWPSPCPSPSSRPPSRYQSGPNSLPPRAATPTRPPSRPPSRPSRPPSHPSAHGSPAPVSTMPKRMSSEGPPRMSPKAQRHPRGHRVSTGRGTISSGLEFVSHNAPGEASTAAVARGSPSVPRLSPKTHRPRSPRQSSTPMGPALPSPQPGTIPTESVAMPVPAASPTPASPASNRAVTPSNEAKDTRLQDQRQNSATGNKENIKPSETSPSFPKPENKGVSPIVSEHRKQIDDLKKFKNDFRLQSSSSSDAVDQLLNKTREGEKSRDVVKEKTESTPKESIIEPGSNTNSNGGSSKPNSPSISPSISNSSEQKRGPEVTSQGVQTSGPGSKQDKEDKEEKKDTSEQVRKSTLNPNAKEFNPRSFAQPKPSTTPTSPRPQAQPSPSMVGHQQPTPVYTQPVCFAPNMMYPVPVSPGVQPLYPIPMTPMPVNQAKTYRAGKVPNMPQQRQDQHHQSTMMHPASAAGPPIVATPPAYSTQYVAYSPQQFPNQPLVQHVPHYQSQHPHVYSPVIQGNARMMAPPAHAQPGLVSSSATQYGAHEQTHAMYACPKIPYSKETGPSFYFAISTGSLAQQYAHPNATLHPHPPHPQPSATPTGQQQSQHAGSHPAPSPVQHHQHQAAQALHLANPQQQSAIYHAGLAPTPPSMTPGSNTQSPQNSFPTAQQTVFTIHPSHVQPAYTNPPHMAHVPQAHVQSGMVPSHPTAHAPMMLMTTQPPGGPQAALAQSALQPIPVSTTTHFPYMTHPSGEECVPGTPAP comes from the exons GGATCCAAATGTGAAGTACAGGTGAAAAATGGTGGTATATATGAAGGAGTTTTTAAAACCTACAGTCCTAAG TGTGATTTGGTGGTTGATGCTGCTCATCGGAAAACTGCAGAATCCAGTTTGGGGCCAAAACGTGAAGACATTCTGGAGAGTATCCTGTTCAAGTCTTCAGATTTTGTGATGGTGCATTTTAAGGATATGGATACCAATTATGCCAGAAGAg ATGCTTTTACTGATTCAGCCATCAGTGCTAAAGTTAATGGAGAACACAAGGAAAAGGATCTTGAACCatgggatggaggagagaacaCGGCTTCCGAGGAGCTCGAGGCACTGGAGACAGATGTG TCTAATGGATGGGATCCCAATGACATGTTTCGTtacaatgaagaaaattatggtGTAGTATCAACTTATGACAGCAGTTTATCTTCTTATAC GGTGCCATTAGAAAGAGATAATTCAGAAGAGTTTTTAAAACGGGAAGCCAGAGCAACTCAATTAGCAGAGGAAATTGAATCAAGTGCCCAATACAAAGCTCGGGTTGCCTTGGAAAATGATGAAaggacagaagaagaaaaatatactgCTGTTCAGAGAAATGCTAATGAAAGAGAAGGACATGGTGTGAACACTAG agaaaataaatacattccgCCTGGACAGAGGAACAGAGATGTCCTGTCCTGGGGAAGTGGAAGACAAAACTCACCAAGGATGGGCCAGTCTGGCTCAGGCCCACCAATCTCAAGGTCTGGATCCCACACTTCAGAATTCAGCCCAAACTCTGGAGCAGATCAAAGAGTAGTTAACGGAG GTGTTCCCTGGCCATCGCCTTGCCCATCTCCTTCCTCTCGCCCACCTTCTCGCTACCAGTCAGGTCCCAACTCTCTTCCACCTCGGGCAGCCACCCCTACACGGCCGCCCTCCAGGCCCCCCTCGCGGCCCTCCAGGCCCCCGTCTCACCCCTCTGCTCATGGTTCTCCAGCTCCTGTCTCTACTATGCCTAAACGCATGTCTTCAGAAG gGCCTCCACGGATGTCTCCTAAGGCTCAACGGCACCCTCGAGGTCACAGAGTCTCTACTGGTAGGGGTACAATTTCAAGTGGCTTAGAATTTGTATCTCATAATGCACCTGGGGAAGCATCTACTGCTGCAGTGGCACGAGGCAGCCCTTCAG TTCCGAGATTATCCCCTAAAACACACAGGCCTAGGTCTCCAAGGCAGAGCAGCACTCCCATGGGAccagctctgccttctcctcagccTGGTACTATTCCCACTGAATCTGTTGCCATGCCTGTTCCAGCTGCCTCTCCTACAcctgccagccctgcatccaACAGAGCAGTCACCCCTTCCAACGAAG CTAAAGATACCAGGCTTCAGGACCAGAGGCAAAATTCTGCAACTGGAAACAAGGAGAATATAAAGCCAAGTGAGACTTCTCCTAGTTTTCCTAAACCTGAAAACAAAG GTGTCTCTCCAATTGTTTCAGAGCATAGAAAACAGATTGATGATTTAAAGAAATTTAAGAATGACTTTAGG ttacagTCAAGTTCCTCTTCAGATGCAGTTGATCAGCTGCTAAACAAAACCCgagagggggaaaaatcaaGAGATGTAGttaaagaaaagacagaatcCACCCCTAAAGAATCCATCATAGAACCTGGCAGTAACACCAACTCCAATGGTGGCAGTAGCAAACCCAATAGTCCCAGTATTTCTCCTTCCATAAGTAACAGCTCTGAGCAAAAGCGAGGGCCTGAGGTGACTTCCCAAGGTGTGCAGACATCCGGGCCTGGAAGTAAACAAGATAAAGAGGATaaagaggagaagaaggatACTTCTGA GCAAGTTAGAAAATCAACACTTAATCCTAATGCTAAAGAGTTCAACCCTCGATCTTTTGCTCAG CCAAAACCTTCTACTACACCAACCTCCCCTCGTCCAcaagctcagcccagcccctccatggTGGGTCATCAGCAGCCAACCCCTGTGTACACTCAGCCTGTTTGTTTTGCACCAAATATGATGTACCCGGTTCCAGTGAGTCCAGGCGTGCAG CCTTTGTATCCTATTCCCATGACGCCCATGCCAGTGAACCAAGCCAAGACATATAGAGCAGGTAAAG TACCAAATATGCCCCAGCAGCGGCAAGACCAACACCACCAGAGCACCATGATGCATCCTGCCTCGGCAGCAGGCCCTCCAATTGTAGCTACTCCACCTGCTTACTCAACACAATATGTTGCATATAGTCCCCAACAGTTTCCTAATCAGCCTCTTGTGCAGCATGTGCCACACTACCAATCTCAG CATCCTCATGTTTATAGCCCTGTAATACAGGGCAATGCCAGGATGATGGCCCCACCAGCACACGCACAGCCGGGTTTAGTATCTTCCTCTGCAACACAGTACGGTGCGCATGAACAGACACATGCTATGTATG CATGTCCCAAAATACCATACAGCAAGGAGACAGGCCCTTCTTTCTACTTTGCCA TTTCCACTGGCTCACTTGCTCAGCAGTATGCCCACCCTAATGCTACCCTGCATCCgcatcctcctcatcctcagccTTCTGCCACACCGACTGGCCAGCAGCAAAGCCAACATGCTGGAAGccaccctgctcccagccccgtgCAG caccaccagcaccaggcTGCCCAGGCACTCCACCTGGCCAACCCCCAGCAGCAGTCGGCGATTTACCACGCAGGTCTAGCTCCAACCCCTCCTTCCATGACGCCAGGCTCCAACACGCAGTCTCCACAAAATAGTTTTCCTACAGCACAACAAACAGTCTTCACCATTCATCCCTCCCATGTTCAACCTGCATATACCAATCCGCCACACATGGCCCATGTCCCCCAG GCTCATGTACAGTCAGGAATGGTTCCTTCTCACCCAACTGCCCATGCTCCAATGATGCTAATGACGACACAGCCTCCCGGTGGTCCCCAAGCCGCCCTCGCTCAAAGTGCACTACAGCCCATTCCCGTCTCGACAACAACACATTTCCCCTATATGACGCACCCTTCAGGTGAGGAGTGTGTGCCCGGGACACCTGCACCCTAA
- the ATXN2 gene encoding ataxin-2 isoform X1, with amino-acid sequence MSLKQAAAAAQPAGNNRKPPGGGGGGPGLPSAAGRQNMGRGRSSGKGPPQPTISFDGIYANMRMVHILTSVVGSKCEVQVKNGGIYEGVFKTYSPKCDLVVDAAHRKTAESSLGPKREDILESILFKSSDFVMVHFKDMDTNYARRDAFTDSAISAKVNGEHKEKDLEPWDGGENTASEELEALETDVSNGWDPNDMFRYNEENYGVVSTYDSSLSSYTVPLERDNSEEFLKREARATQLAEEIESSAQYKARVALENDERTEEEKYTAVQRNANEREGHGVNTRENKYIPPGQRNRDVLSWGSGRQNSPRMGQSGSGPPISRSGSHTSEFSPNSGADQRVVNGGVPWPSPCPSPSSRPPSRYQSGPNSLPPRAATPTRPPSRPPSRPSRPPSHPSAHGSPAPVSTMPKRMSSEGPPRMSPKAQRHPRGHRVSTGRGTISSGLEFVSHNAPGEASTAAVARGSPSGGTWSSVVSGVPRLSPKTHRPRSPRQSSTPMGPALPSPQPGTIPTESVAMPVPAASPTPASPASNRAVTPSNEAKDTRLQDQRQNSATGNKENIKPSETSPSFPKPENKGVSPIVSEHRKQIDDLKKFKNDFRLQSSSSSDAVDQLLNKTREGEKSRDVVKEKTESTPKESIIEPGSNTNSNGGSSKPNSPSISPSISNSSEQKRGPEVTSQGVQTSGPGSKQDKEDKEEKKDTSEQVRKSTLNPNAKEFNPRSFAQPKPSTTPTSPRPQAQPSPSMVGHQQPTPVYTQPVCFAPNMMYPVPVSPGVQPLYPIPMTPMPVNQAKTYRAGKVPNMPQQRQDQHHQSTMMHPASAAGPPIVATPPAYSTQYVAYSPQQFPNQPLVQHVPHYQSQHPHVYSPVIQGNARMMAPPAHAQPGLVSSSATQYGAHEQTHAMYACPKIPYSKETGPSFYFAISTGSLAQQYAHPNATLHPHPPHPQPSATPTGQQQSQHAGSHPAPSPVQHHQHQAAQALHLANPQQQSAIYHAGLAPTPPSMTPGSNTQSPQNSFPTAQQTVFTIHPSHVQPAYTNPPHMAHVPQAHVQSGMVPSHPTAHAPMMLMTTQPPGGPQAALAQSALQPIPVSTTTHFPYMTHPSGEECVPGTPAP; translated from the exons GGATCCAAATGTGAAGTACAGGTGAAAAATGGTGGTATATATGAAGGAGTTTTTAAAACCTACAGTCCTAAG TGTGATTTGGTGGTTGATGCTGCTCATCGGAAAACTGCAGAATCCAGTTTGGGGCCAAAACGTGAAGACATTCTGGAGAGTATCCTGTTCAAGTCTTCAGATTTTGTGATGGTGCATTTTAAGGATATGGATACCAATTATGCCAGAAGAg ATGCTTTTACTGATTCAGCCATCAGTGCTAAAGTTAATGGAGAACACAAGGAAAAGGATCTTGAACCatgggatggaggagagaacaCGGCTTCCGAGGAGCTCGAGGCACTGGAGACAGATGTG TCTAATGGATGGGATCCCAATGACATGTTTCGTtacaatgaagaaaattatggtGTAGTATCAACTTATGACAGCAGTTTATCTTCTTATAC GGTGCCATTAGAAAGAGATAATTCAGAAGAGTTTTTAAAACGGGAAGCCAGAGCAACTCAATTAGCAGAGGAAATTGAATCAAGTGCCCAATACAAAGCTCGGGTTGCCTTGGAAAATGATGAAaggacagaagaagaaaaatatactgCTGTTCAGAGAAATGCTAATGAAAGAGAAGGACATGGTGTGAACACTAG agaaaataaatacattccgCCTGGACAGAGGAACAGAGATGTCCTGTCCTGGGGAAGTGGAAGACAAAACTCACCAAGGATGGGCCAGTCTGGCTCAGGCCCACCAATCTCAAGGTCTGGATCCCACACTTCAGAATTCAGCCCAAACTCTGGAGCAGATCAAAGAGTAGTTAACGGAG GTGTTCCCTGGCCATCGCCTTGCCCATCTCCTTCCTCTCGCCCACCTTCTCGCTACCAGTCAGGTCCCAACTCTCTTCCACCTCGGGCAGCCACCCCTACACGGCCGCCCTCCAGGCCCCCCTCGCGGCCCTCCAGGCCCCCGTCTCACCCCTCTGCTCATGGTTCTCCAGCTCCTGTCTCTACTATGCCTAAACGCATGTCTTCAGAAG gGCCTCCACGGATGTCTCCTAAGGCTCAACGGCACCCTCGAGGTCACAGAGTCTCTACTGGTAGGGGTACAATTTCAAGTGGCTTAGAATTTGTATCTCATAATGCACCTGGGGAAGCATCTACTGCTGCAGTGGCACGAGGCAGCCCTTCAGGTGGGACGTGGTCATCAGTTGTCAGTGGGG TTCCGAGATTATCCCCTAAAACACACAGGCCTAGGTCTCCAAGGCAGAGCAGCACTCCCATGGGAccagctctgccttctcctcagccTGGTACTATTCCCACTGAATCTGTTGCCATGCCTGTTCCAGCTGCCTCTCCTACAcctgccagccctgcatccaACAGAGCAGTCACCCCTTCCAACGAAG CTAAAGATACCAGGCTTCAGGACCAGAGGCAAAATTCTGCAACTGGAAACAAGGAGAATATAAAGCCAAGTGAGACTTCTCCTAGTTTTCCTAAACCTGAAAACAAAG GTGTCTCTCCAATTGTTTCAGAGCATAGAAAACAGATTGATGATTTAAAGAAATTTAAGAATGACTTTAGG ttacagTCAAGTTCCTCTTCAGATGCAGTTGATCAGCTGCTAAACAAAACCCgagagggggaaaaatcaaGAGATGTAGttaaagaaaagacagaatcCACCCCTAAAGAATCCATCATAGAACCTGGCAGTAACACCAACTCCAATGGTGGCAGTAGCAAACCCAATAGTCCCAGTATTTCTCCTTCCATAAGTAACAGCTCTGAGCAAAAGCGAGGGCCTGAGGTGACTTCCCAAGGTGTGCAGACATCCGGGCCTGGAAGTAAACAAGATAAAGAGGATaaagaggagaagaaggatACTTCTGA GCAAGTTAGAAAATCAACACTTAATCCTAATGCTAAAGAGTTCAACCCTCGATCTTTTGCTCAG CCAAAACCTTCTACTACACCAACCTCCCCTCGTCCAcaagctcagcccagcccctccatggTGGGTCATCAGCAGCCAACCCCTGTGTACACTCAGCCTGTTTGTTTTGCACCAAATATGATGTACCCGGTTCCAGTGAGTCCAGGCGTGCAG CCTTTGTATCCTATTCCCATGACGCCCATGCCAGTGAACCAAGCCAAGACATATAGAGCAGGTAAAG TACCAAATATGCCCCAGCAGCGGCAAGACCAACACCACCAGAGCACCATGATGCATCCTGCCTCGGCAGCAGGCCCTCCAATTGTAGCTACTCCACCTGCTTACTCAACACAATATGTTGCATATAGTCCCCAACAGTTTCCTAATCAGCCTCTTGTGCAGCATGTGCCACACTACCAATCTCAG CATCCTCATGTTTATAGCCCTGTAATACAGGGCAATGCCAGGATGATGGCCCCACCAGCACACGCACAGCCGGGTTTAGTATCTTCCTCTGCAACACAGTACGGTGCGCATGAACAGACACATGCTATGTATG CATGTCCCAAAATACCATACAGCAAGGAGACAGGCCCTTCTTTCTACTTTGCCA TTTCCACTGGCTCACTTGCTCAGCAGTATGCCCACCCTAATGCTACCCTGCATCCgcatcctcctcatcctcagccTTCTGCCACACCGACTGGCCAGCAGCAAAGCCAACATGCTGGAAGccaccctgctcccagccccgtgCAG caccaccagcaccaggcTGCCCAGGCACTCCACCTGGCCAACCCCCAGCAGCAGTCGGCGATTTACCACGCAGGTCTAGCTCCAACCCCTCCTTCCATGACGCCAGGCTCCAACACGCAGTCTCCACAAAATAGTTTTCCTACAGCACAACAAACAGTCTTCACCATTCATCCCTCCCATGTTCAACCTGCATATACCAATCCGCCACACATGGCCCATGTCCCCCAG GCTCATGTACAGTCAGGAATGGTTCCTTCTCACCCAACTGCCCATGCTCCAATGATGCTAATGACGACACAGCCTCCCGGTGGTCCCCAAGCCGCCCTCGCTCAAAGTGCACTACAGCCCATTCCCGTCTCGACAACAACACATTTCCCCTATATGACGCACCCTTCAGGTGAGGAGTGTGTGCCCGGGACACCTGCACCCTAA